One window from the genome of Pieris napi chromosome 3, ilPieNapi1.2, whole genome shotgun sequence encodes:
- the LOC125063467 gene encoding dual specificity mitogen-activated protein kinase kinase 7 isoform X1 codes for MSNTSLEGKLKVLQERFENELRVRREDAIHNQGGLGAARAGGTRRPRPPPMFSTRDIPAFPPRSPQATDTEHRMREVYKVSGKLNVEGVEYRSSIDELQQLGELGSGTCGHVVKMFHKSSGAVIAVKQMRRSGNSEETKRILMDLDVVVRSHDCPYIVRCLGCFVTDADVWICMELMASCFDKLLKRLGAPIPEAILGKVTVATVNALSYLKDTHGVIHRDVKPSNILLDERGNVKLCDFGISGRLVDSKAKTRSAGCAAYMAPERIDPPDPTRPDYDIRADVWSLGISLVELATGVFPYRDCQNDFEVLTRVIADDPPKLPEGNEFTPEFKSFVSQCLTKNYRQRPKYAKLLEHPFVVKSARSSVSVGDWYSTLFICGSSKAGSSLSVNNGDGPVTPQPVRNFVTSSQHWMPEQVTPTPARAWWANNASPGGSSSQPTSLEAELANHSPYPRRRTIDACASPPPAPVRRVSTDNRWRASPTSSGNTSPIVLQRFYHQSQQRRSRVDLHATPRHRSVSREHSAGRSPEPPPRTSRHTRPHVNGSMELEPPPLHDRLHPPSPLLLNDRLSEGRSQSLTRAELRNGFRAEIAAPAPAHTHKHHHDDQGWLHSLAGLVKRRLSGYVKWHHLAARRDRPHAHHTAATRWGTSESWSVPASPLPPRAPPPRPAD; via the exons atgtCAAATACTTCACTTGAAGGGAAACTTAAAGTATTACAAGAACGCTTTGAAAATGAATTGCGTGTTCGAAGAGAGGATGCAATCCACAACCAAGGTGGTCTTGGAGCTGCCAGAGCTGGGGGCACCCGGAGGCCTAGACCTC CACCCATGTTCTCTACCAGAGACATACCAGCATTCCCCCCAAGGTCACCTCAGGCCACTGACACTGAACACAGGATGCGCGAGGTTTATAAG GTGAGTGGTAAGCTAAATGTAGAAGGAGTGGAATACAGATCCAGCATAGATGAACTACAACAACTAGGCGAATTAGGCAGTGGCACTTGTGGACATGTTGTCAAAATGTTTCATAAGTCTTCGGGAGCTGTTATTGCAGTCAAG CAAATGCGTCGTTCGGGCAACTCTGAAGAAACCAAAAGGATTTTAATGGACTTAGATGTTGTAGTGAGATCACATGATTGCCCATATATTGTGAGGTGCCTTGGTTGTTTTGTTACTGATGCTGATGTCTGGATATGTATGGAGTTGATGGCTTCTTGCTTTGATAAATTGCTTAAGAGGCTTGGAGCACCAATACCAGAAGCGATTTTGGGAAAAGTTACTGTTGCT acTGTAAATGCCTTATCGTACCTGAAAGACACACACGGTGTGATTCACCGAGACGTTAAGCCGAGTAATATTCTGTTGGACGAGCGTGGGAATGTCAAGTTGTGTGACTTTGGTATCAGTGGACGACTGGTTGACTCCAAGGCGAAGACACGCAGCGCGGGATGTGCGGCGTATATGGCT CCAGAAAGAATAGACCCGCCAGACCCAACTAGACCAGACTACGATATTCGTGCTGACGTTTGGTCTTTGGGCATATCGCTGGTGGAACTCGCTACTGGAGTGTTCCCTTACCGGGATTGCCAGAATGACTTCGAAGTACTCACCAGG GTAATAGCAGACGATCCACCAAAACTACCTGAAGGCAATGAATTTACACCAGAATTCAAATCATTTGTATCTCAGTG CCTAACAAAGAACTACAGACAGCGCCCGAAGTACGCGAAACTCCTGGAACACCCGTTCGTTGTGAAGTCGGCCAGAAGTTCCGTTTCAGTTGGAGATTGGTAttccacattatttatttgtgggTCAAGTAAGGCTGGATCCAGTCTATCGGTGAATAATGGTGATGGGCCTGTGACCCCTCAACCTGTTAGGAATTTTGTCACCAGCTCACAGCATTGGATGCCTGAACAAGTCACGCCAACGCCTGCAAG AGCGTGGTGGGCGAACAACGCCAGTCCCGGTGGAAGTAgttcgcagccaactagcttagaGGCTGAACTCGCAAACCACTCACCGTACCCTAGGAGAAg AACAATAGACGCATGCGCCTCACCTCCACCTGCCCCCGTGAGGCGAGTGTCCACAGATAATAGATGGAGAGCATCGCCTACG aGTTCTGGCAACACTAGTCCCATAGTTCTGCAAAGGTTTTATCATCAGAGTCAACAGCGGCGTTCGAGAGTGGATTTGCACGCCACTCCGAGGCATAGAAG tgttAGTCGTGAGCACAGCGCCGGAAGGTCTCCAGAACCCCCGCCAAGGACCTCCCGGCACACAAGGCCACATG TGAACGGCAGTATGGAATTAGAACCACCTCCCTTACACGATAGATTGCACCCACCATCGCCCTTACTGCTCAACGATAG GTTATCAGAAGGACGAAGTCAGAGCTTAACGCGGGCTGAGCTGCGCAACGGGTTCCGCGCGGAAATAGCTGCGCCTGCGCCTGCGCATACGCACAAACATCATCACGATGACCaag GCTGGCTGCACTCGCTCGCCGGGCTGGTGAAGCGCCGGCTCAGCGGATACGTCAAATGGCATCATCTTGCAGCGAGGAGGGACAGGCCGCACGCGCACCACACGGCTGCCACGCg atggGGAACGAGCGAAAGTTGGTCCGTTCCAGCGTCGCCCTTACCGCCCCGTGCGCCACCGCCAAGACCAGCGGACTAA
- the LOC125063467 gene encoding dual specificity mitogen-activated protein kinase kinase 7 isoform X2, whose translation MSNTSLEGKLKVLQERFENELRVRREDAIHNQGGLGAARAGGTRRPRPPPMFSTRDIPAFPPRSPQATDTEHRMREVYKVSGKLNVEGVEYRSSIDELQQLGELGSGTCGHVVKMFHKSSGAVIAVKQMRRSGNSEETKRILMDLDVVVRSHDCPYIVRCLGCFVTDADVWICMELMASCFDKLLKRLGAPIPEAILGKVTVATVNALSYLKDTHGVIHRDVKPSNILLDERGNVKLCDFGISGRLVDSKAKTRSAGCAAYMAPERIDPPDPTRPDYDIRADVWSLGISLVELATGVFPYRDCQNDFEVLTRVIADDPPKLPEGNEFTPEFKSFVSQCLTKNYRQRPKYAKLLEHPFVVKSARSSVSVGDWYSTLFICGSSKAGSSLSVNNGDGPVTPQPVRNFVTSSQHWMPEQVTPTPARAWWANNASPGGSSSQPTSLEAELANHSPYPRRRTIDACASPPPAPVRRVSTDNRWRASPTSSGNTSPIVLQRFYHQSQQRRSRVDLHATPRHRSVSREHSAGRSPEPPPRTSRHTRPHVNGSMELEPPPLHDRLHPPSPLLLNDRLSEGRSQSLTRAELRNGFRAEIAAPAPAHTHKHHHDDQARRDRPHAHHTAATRWGTSESWSVPASPLPPRAPPPRPAD comes from the exons atgtCAAATACTTCACTTGAAGGGAAACTTAAAGTATTACAAGAACGCTTTGAAAATGAATTGCGTGTTCGAAGAGAGGATGCAATCCACAACCAAGGTGGTCTTGGAGCTGCCAGAGCTGGGGGCACCCGGAGGCCTAGACCTC CACCCATGTTCTCTACCAGAGACATACCAGCATTCCCCCCAAGGTCACCTCAGGCCACTGACACTGAACACAGGATGCGCGAGGTTTATAAG GTGAGTGGTAAGCTAAATGTAGAAGGAGTGGAATACAGATCCAGCATAGATGAACTACAACAACTAGGCGAATTAGGCAGTGGCACTTGTGGACATGTTGTCAAAATGTTTCATAAGTCTTCGGGAGCTGTTATTGCAGTCAAG CAAATGCGTCGTTCGGGCAACTCTGAAGAAACCAAAAGGATTTTAATGGACTTAGATGTTGTAGTGAGATCACATGATTGCCCATATATTGTGAGGTGCCTTGGTTGTTTTGTTACTGATGCTGATGTCTGGATATGTATGGAGTTGATGGCTTCTTGCTTTGATAAATTGCTTAAGAGGCTTGGAGCACCAATACCAGAAGCGATTTTGGGAAAAGTTACTGTTGCT acTGTAAATGCCTTATCGTACCTGAAAGACACACACGGTGTGATTCACCGAGACGTTAAGCCGAGTAATATTCTGTTGGACGAGCGTGGGAATGTCAAGTTGTGTGACTTTGGTATCAGTGGACGACTGGTTGACTCCAAGGCGAAGACACGCAGCGCGGGATGTGCGGCGTATATGGCT CCAGAAAGAATAGACCCGCCAGACCCAACTAGACCAGACTACGATATTCGTGCTGACGTTTGGTCTTTGGGCATATCGCTGGTGGAACTCGCTACTGGAGTGTTCCCTTACCGGGATTGCCAGAATGACTTCGAAGTACTCACCAGG GTAATAGCAGACGATCCACCAAAACTACCTGAAGGCAATGAATTTACACCAGAATTCAAATCATTTGTATCTCAGTG CCTAACAAAGAACTACAGACAGCGCCCGAAGTACGCGAAACTCCTGGAACACCCGTTCGTTGTGAAGTCGGCCAGAAGTTCCGTTTCAGTTGGAGATTGGTAttccacattatttatttgtgggTCAAGTAAGGCTGGATCCAGTCTATCGGTGAATAATGGTGATGGGCCTGTGACCCCTCAACCTGTTAGGAATTTTGTCACCAGCTCACAGCATTGGATGCCTGAACAAGTCACGCCAACGCCTGCAAG AGCGTGGTGGGCGAACAACGCCAGTCCCGGTGGAAGTAgttcgcagccaactagcttagaGGCTGAACTCGCAAACCACTCACCGTACCCTAGGAGAAg AACAATAGACGCATGCGCCTCACCTCCACCTGCCCCCGTGAGGCGAGTGTCCACAGATAATAGATGGAGAGCATCGCCTACG aGTTCTGGCAACACTAGTCCCATAGTTCTGCAAAGGTTTTATCATCAGAGTCAACAGCGGCGTTCGAGAGTGGATTTGCACGCCACTCCGAGGCATAGAAG tgttAGTCGTGAGCACAGCGCCGGAAGGTCTCCAGAACCCCCGCCAAGGACCTCCCGGCACACAAGGCCACATG TGAACGGCAGTATGGAATTAGAACCACCTCCCTTACACGATAGATTGCACCCACCATCGCCCTTACTGCTCAACGATAG GTTATCAGAAGGACGAAGTCAGAGCTTAACGCGGGCTGAGCTGCGCAACGGGTTCCGCGCGGAAATAGCTGCGCCTGCGCCTGCGCATACGCACAAACATCATCACGATGACCaag CGAGGAGGGACAGGCCGCACGCGCACCACACGGCTGCCACGCg atggGGAACGAGCGAAAGTTGGTCCGTTCCAGCGTCGCCCTTACCGCCCCGTGCGCCACCGCCAAGACCAGCGGACTAA
- the LOC125063467 gene encoding dual specificity mitogen-activated protein kinase kinase 7 isoform X3 — MSNTSLEGKLKVLQERFENELRVRREDAIHNQGGLGAARAGGTRRPRPPPMFSTRDIPAFPPRSPQATDTEHRMREVYKVSGKLNVEGVEYRSSIDELQQLGELGSGTCGHVVKMFHKSSGAVIAVKQMRRSGNSEETKRILMDLDVVVRSHDCPYIVRCLGCFVTDADVWICMELMASCFDKLLKRLGAPIPEAILGKVTVATVNALSYLKDTHGVIHRDVKPSNILLDERGNVKLCDFGISGRLVDSKAKTRSAGCAAYMAPERIDPPDPTRPDYDIRADVWSLGISLVELATGVFPYRDCQNDFEVLTRVIADDPPKLPEGNEFTPEFKSFVSQCLTKNYRQRPKYAKLLEHPFVVKSARSSVSVGDWYSTLFICGSSKAGSSLSVNNGDGPVTPQPVRNFVTSSQHWMPEQVTPTPARAWWANNASPGGSSSQPTSLEAELANHSPYPRRRTIDACASPPPAPVRRVSTDNRWRASPTSSGNTSPIVLQRFYHQSQQRRSRVDLHATPRHRSVSREHSAGRSPEPPPRTSRHTRPHVNGSMELEPPPLHDRLHPPSPLLLNDRLSEGRSQSLTRAELRNGFRAEIAAPAPAHTHKHHHDDQGSYS; from the exons atgtCAAATACTTCACTTGAAGGGAAACTTAAAGTATTACAAGAACGCTTTGAAAATGAATTGCGTGTTCGAAGAGAGGATGCAATCCACAACCAAGGTGGTCTTGGAGCTGCCAGAGCTGGGGGCACCCGGAGGCCTAGACCTC CACCCATGTTCTCTACCAGAGACATACCAGCATTCCCCCCAAGGTCACCTCAGGCCACTGACACTGAACACAGGATGCGCGAGGTTTATAAG GTGAGTGGTAAGCTAAATGTAGAAGGAGTGGAATACAGATCCAGCATAGATGAACTACAACAACTAGGCGAATTAGGCAGTGGCACTTGTGGACATGTTGTCAAAATGTTTCATAAGTCTTCGGGAGCTGTTATTGCAGTCAAG CAAATGCGTCGTTCGGGCAACTCTGAAGAAACCAAAAGGATTTTAATGGACTTAGATGTTGTAGTGAGATCACATGATTGCCCATATATTGTGAGGTGCCTTGGTTGTTTTGTTACTGATGCTGATGTCTGGATATGTATGGAGTTGATGGCTTCTTGCTTTGATAAATTGCTTAAGAGGCTTGGAGCACCAATACCAGAAGCGATTTTGGGAAAAGTTACTGTTGCT acTGTAAATGCCTTATCGTACCTGAAAGACACACACGGTGTGATTCACCGAGACGTTAAGCCGAGTAATATTCTGTTGGACGAGCGTGGGAATGTCAAGTTGTGTGACTTTGGTATCAGTGGACGACTGGTTGACTCCAAGGCGAAGACACGCAGCGCGGGATGTGCGGCGTATATGGCT CCAGAAAGAATAGACCCGCCAGACCCAACTAGACCAGACTACGATATTCGTGCTGACGTTTGGTCTTTGGGCATATCGCTGGTGGAACTCGCTACTGGAGTGTTCCCTTACCGGGATTGCCAGAATGACTTCGAAGTACTCACCAGG GTAATAGCAGACGATCCACCAAAACTACCTGAAGGCAATGAATTTACACCAGAATTCAAATCATTTGTATCTCAGTG CCTAACAAAGAACTACAGACAGCGCCCGAAGTACGCGAAACTCCTGGAACACCCGTTCGTTGTGAAGTCGGCCAGAAGTTCCGTTTCAGTTGGAGATTGGTAttccacattatttatttgtgggTCAAGTAAGGCTGGATCCAGTCTATCGGTGAATAATGGTGATGGGCCTGTGACCCCTCAACCTGTTAGGAATTTTGTCACCAGCTCACAGCATTGGATGCCTGAACAAGTCACGCCAACGCCTGCAAG AGCGTGGTGGGCGAACAACGCCAGTCCCGGTGGAAGTAgttcgcagccaactagcttagaGGCTGAACTCGCAAACCACTCACCGTACCCTAGGAGAAg AACAATAGACGCATGCGCCTCACCTCCACCTGCCCCCGTGAGGCGAGTGTCCACAGATAATAGATGGAGAGCATCGCCTACG aGTTCTGGCAACACTAGTCCCATAGTTCTGCAAAGGTTTTATCATCAGAGTCAACAGCGGCGTTCGAGAGTGGATTTGCACGCCACTCCGAGGCATAGAAG tgttAGTCGTGAGCACAGCGCCGGAAGGTCTCCAGAACCCCCGCCAAGGACCTCCCGGCACACAAGGCCACATG TGAACGGCAGTATGGAATTAGAACCACCTCCCTTACACGATAGATTGCACCCACCATCGCCCTTACTGCTCAACGATAG GTTATCAGAAGGACGAAGTCAGAGCTTAACGCGGGCTGAGCTGCGCAACGGGTTCCGCGCGGAAATAGCTGCGCCTGCGCCTGCGCATACGCACAAACATCATCACGATGACCaag gaTCTTACAGCTGA